Proteins encoded in a region of the Halioglobus maricola genome:
- the rnpA gene encoding ribonuclease P protein component, producing MGIKPANASFGKAKRLLNASDYSRVFDGAEAKASHKHLLLLAKSNNQPGHRLGLVIAKKNVRHAVQRNRIKRIARETFRQLPDSEQHLDVVLLARRGMDQLENAELSSILQQQWQKLVRRTSQNQDS from the coding sequence GTGGGCATCAAGCCGGCCAACGCCAGTTTCGGCAAAGCCAAGCGCCTACTCAATGCCAGCGACTATAGCCGAGTATTTGACGGCGCCGAGGCTAAAGCCTCTCACAAGCATTTACTGCTTCTGGCAAAAAGTAATAACCAACCCGGGCATCGCCTGGGTTTAGTTATAGCTAAAAAAAATGTACGACATGCTGTCCAGCGCAATCGCATAAAACGCATTGCCAGGGAAACCTTCCGCCAGTTACCCGATTCTGAGCAGCACCTCGATGTAGTATTGCTTGCACGGCGGGGCATGGATCAGTTGGAGAACGCCGAGCTATCCTCTATATTGCAGCAGCAATGGCAGAAACTAGTTCGCCGTACCTCTCAAAACCAGGACTCCTGA
- the yidD gene encoding membrane protein insertion efficiency factor YidD: MAETSSPYLSKPGLLMRRLFIQIISCYKLLISPFLGNHCRFYPTCSSYAQEAIAEYGVIKGSYLAIRRLGKCHPWHEGGIDPVPARDSKHSPTCQHSH, encoded by the coding sequence ATGGCAGAAACTAGTTCGCCGTACCTCTCAAAACCAGGACTCCTGATGCGCCGCCTCTTTATACAGATCATTTCCTGTTACAAGCTGCTGATCAGTCCGTTTCTGGGCAACCATTGTCGCTTTTACCCCACCTGTTCCAGTTATGCGCAGGAAGCCATCGCAGAATACGGGGTCATAAAAGGAAGCTACCTCGCCATTCGCAGGCTGGGTAAGTGCCATCCATGGCATGAAGGGGGGATCGATCCGGTACCCGCAAGAGATTCCAAACACTCACCAACCTGCCAACACAGTCACTA